Below is a window of Plasmodium chabaudi chabaudi strain AS genome assembly, chromosome: 10 DNA.
AAACCTTTATGGTTAATAGAGGAAGAAAAACGAATTATAAATGAGTTAACAGAAATTGAAGAATGCTCCAAATTATCCAATAATGAATATGCTTTTGAAAATAAGGATTCGGAAAAAGAAGATGAACAAGAAAGAAGAGAAAGACTACTTCAAAAATACAGACTCCAAAATACAAAGATGGCGGAAGATAattaagaaatattttcaactATCCAAGTTGCATTTTTCCCACAAAATGGGAGtgaacttttttttttttttataatgtgtcattatttgatataaatataatatacgtttttgtacataaaaataaagtcaaattatttaaaaaaaacaaaaaaaacaaattaaaaaagttgaaaaaagttgaaaaaaaatacaaagaataggctaaataaaaaaaagtcgTATGGCTCAATGCCGTTGTCTTATGGTGTTCCCTTTTTTATCCTTACTAAGGTCATCcactattttttcatttttcgttttatttaaattgtttgCTTCgtcaattttttcatttttcggCTCAGTAGTTCGGAATATTTGTgatagttttttttgtataccTTGGGAATCTCTTTTTGCTTctaaaattttttcaaattcgtcattaattttttttacacacCCTCGATAATATCCAAGCAGATATGTAAAAcgaacaaaaaatatccaGGTTATtgtacataataataaaatccAAAAGTTCCTTTGTagtcttattttttttaagtatgAATTTCGAAAGTTTGGTGCATTCAAATaatctatattttcatcattaaaattttttaattcaaaaagggtaaataaaaaacgagctaaagaatataacgatattaatgatgaaattgaaatacttattttgtaagaatatatttcaaaattaatactttttttttgaatgtATATGGCAAATTGTTGAAACATCACTACACCGCTTAGTAAACAAATAGATAAAATTATACCTACTGgcaaaatcaaaaaaactATTTCCTTCATCTTCGTTaacaaatgaatataattattactatCTGCTCTGGCcctataataatatatgcctatatatttttccccTCTCAGAATATCgttatattttgaaacaGTGTGAGTCTTCTATTTCAACACCATATAtgtgttttatatatgaactTGTTtacataaacaaaataaacatatatttacaaatccacaaatttttttatatacacattaAATTGTGCCTATATAAATATCTAtatcaataaaaattgcattgtttcataatataataaaatatataaaactatatgaaaaaaaacaagtatttaattataatagtaTAGGAAGAAAAGGATTTtctttatacatatattttattggtATACAACGTATTTCtgtattcctttttttaatatttgctAAGTATGCTTAtagttattatatatatattttttttaatatattatcacatcatttatttcttcacttgtttattcattaattaattttgttgttttatttttttatttctatatcCCATTTTAGCATATTCCCAAATTTTAATTCGACAAATTTCTTCGTTAAAATGGAATTTGTAAAATgcaacgaaaaaaaaatataaaaaatatatgcatataaataagtggggaaataaataatacttaaaaaaaaatgcgtATATTCatcccttttttttttttttttttttttttttttttacactaTTAAATGCAACATACGAACTCGTAGCAAGGcttcataatatttcatgAGCTTCACATCGAAATCgctaaaaattgttaacgaaaaaatacaaatcgtaaaaaatacaaaatattcgCTTTAATTgtacaatttaaaaaatgtcaatattaaattttttttgaaaaaaagcCAAGCACGACAtcgtaaaaaaatattataaccttataattatcaaaagttttaatattattaaaatgagtttaaactttttaaataacaaatgaaaaaaataaaaaaaattaaatatgtataattttcGAATGAAAGGaatgaataatttaaaagtataaaaaaaattaggcAACACacgtttattatttgagtGTCCAcaattaaaacaaaacaaaattgaaatgaaatgaaaaatgaaaaatgaaaaatgaaaaacataaataagtaGAAAGTGAAACATGGTACTTTTGCTGATAAGCTAGTCCTATAGCGTAAACATTATATGTACTCATTTCTTAGTGTTGCAAATTTTCGAAAATTGCAAGCCTATTGTTGTATTAGCTAATTTCATTTCGAAAATTTGAGATCGGAGTCATATCTTTGTGCTATACCATCTAGCCCCTGAACAGCCATTGGTATTTCTTcagtattataattaatgtCTACTCCTTTAAAttctcttttttcattttcttttattgtTTCCATAAAATATTGGCACATAGATGAATTTTCCTGAAATTTCATTATGAATTTTTGTTGGTCTTGCACAGAAATTGTTGAATTATGATCTATAAGATggtcatatttttttaacaataatTCTTGCTGTTcagaatttttttcattttttatgcacAACTGTTCAGAATTTATATTccatgtaaaatatttatcctTTTTCAAACTTGagatatattctttttgtatttcttttgcatttaataaatcGTAAAAGtcaaacaaataattacaATCCCACTCAAGATAATTATAAGcaacaaaaaattcatatgggttaataattttttttgaaaaatcttttaattctaataaattattttctgaacatgttaataatatatacatttcaatatcataaaaattttcaagtTTAGGactatttaatttattagttACAATagtaaaacatttttttccattttttcgtaatatataatttattaataatctTAATTCTTTATTCTTACATAAATTTACATTACCTATAATTATTCCAAATGTATTAACCTCTTTACAAATTtctattaaattatatcgTTTTAATACTAgcttgtttattttattattttctttggAAAATATAGTTACATCATTgtagttatatatatcaaaataattgcCATATTCTAGAATAACTCgatttgtaaaattttcttcttttcctgaaaaaagataaatttGTGGGCATTCCTTTTTACTGTCTTCCCCATTTGGGCATTGTTCATTCTCCAGTCTACATTCAAaatcgttttttttcacaattttataaacaaacgTATTTCCCTTggtattataaaaaacttTAAATAAAAGTCTACCAcacataaatttatatttatcaaaaatattatcatcaatTTTAAATTCTACAAAACTATCCCAATATCCATAATATACATGTCCGTTCATATTATTAGCAATTCTATGCATGCCAATTATTACATTAGTAAATTGTAAATCCGGACTAGTAAATggattatcatttattatgttcTCACTATTTGTATGTGTGTTATTTATCGAATTGTTTCcttcctttttttcattagccaatatattttggtcataaatatttttacctgaaattattttatcatcaatttcataaaatattttccgctttttttcatcacataaaaaatttattttatttttatcacaaAAACATGTAACTAATTGCtccatataatttataaatgaaacatcagttaatataatagatattttattttcctctaaaatgttttttttattaacaaactcacgaacatttttaataaaattgtcttcgagatttattttgttaaatatataaatcgaAGGAACATATGGTGTAATAAATGATTGGCAAGATACTCCATAATGAACTAAAAAATCTGCATGAACATGGTCTGAGCATACATAATCTTCACAACATTCATTTAGTGTAGTATCACCTAATATGTATAGATTAACTTTATCGCTGTTGTTCATATTGTCCTTATTCATTGATATATCACATACTGTTTTATTTTGGTTGCAATTGCCAGAGCAACAGTTTTTTTCAGAGTTTTGCTCATAACTGGCTCCAATCAATTCCCCTTTTTCATCCTTTCCaactttttcatttttgtctCCCTCCTCTAGGTTGCTATCTTTAGCCCCTACATCATTCTgtgaatttaaaataatgttttttattgtatttgAAATGAAGAGGGAATCGTTTAGCATATAATCAGCTAGCTGAATTgctacatttttaaaaccataatttaaaattatatgcgATACTAATTctaattcatatttttttgaaatgtTCTCAGCGTTCAATTTCATATTTAGTTTATGCTATTAAATCAggcaaatattataaattgctgcaaattttttaatataaaaaaattaaaataattttaaaatggaaatatacTGTTCGGAAATTGtgaatgaaaataaagttaatttgtttcaaaaatggatattatataaatacgccaaattcaaaaaatagcCATAAAAGAGGTTAAAAagaataacaaaataaaataaataaaattaatgcaataaaaatattgtcaCAATGGGCACAgcaaaacaataaaaaaattatgaacaagaaattaaaaaggaatatacaaaaaaaaaaattctataTAGCTATATTTCTATATGTAGAACATgaccatattttttttttttttcgtgaTATACCaaaaaaagatgataaaaataaaatttctcACATaacttgaaaaaaaaaaaacaattaaacTAAAGATGTTGTTtgaaatattcataaatagTAATTGCTGCAGAAACATGAACATTCAAAGATCTAATAATTCCATGTCCAGGTATTTCCACACAATGGTGTAAAAGTAAAAGAATGGAAGATGGTAGCCCCTCTTTTTCATCTCCTAATATTAGTATACATTTTTctggaaaaataaaatcgtTTAATCGTTTACTATCATTTGTTTGTTCTAATCCAATAATagaatatttctttttttttttaattaaatattttataatatcttttttttttaattcttgtATATTCATCCATTTATTAGCAGTGGaagatattttttgaaattgaaaatctttaacaatatttatattgctaagcaataattttttaacattaaaaatttcaCATGTCCTGCACAAGCCAGCTAAATTTGGAACTTTGTCAATTAAGGAAGCAATaacaattaaattatttttttttcttaattgatatttttttctaaattcgttattaatttctattatattattaattggatcgaattttttttgataattttttttagtttgttttaaaaaatcttCAAAGTTTTTATCATAGTCAATATTTTCACCATCTTTGGTAGAACATGTTTCTCCTTTAATTATTTGGCTAgttgtgtttttttttttttcttgttCATTTTCGCTAGctgaattttttatatctttgtTATCGTCGATTGTAGAAGGTATTTCATTTGTATCCTGTCCATGATAAAACTGATTTAGAGttaacaatttttgttcattattatatttataaatagaaattccgtcttttttttctttttccaattgtatattatacattataGAACTCATTTCTTGCtgtacaatttttttaatgctaTCTACAAATGTGTAGGAGCTCACCAATtcgttattatataaaatgtgtgTAAATGTGTTTGTATTTTCACAATTTATATCttcatcaaaaaaattaaatgaatgATTATAAGTAGGTAAtagcatacatatattgcTATCCTTTTCTATAATTGAAGGATCCCagtttttaaattctttttttaatttctctCTTATTCTTTTAcaatctttattatttttaataaataaatatatttttgacaAAAATGGGGTTAATAacatttcttttcttttttttaaaaagttatataatatatattgtgaAATACTTCGAATAAAAGCTGAATGAGAAGAACATAAAagtacaatttttaataatagttttgttaatattttggaaatatatggtgaataaaaatatccaTTTTCTGGATTGTCTTTACTAGCTATATTTTCTGTATcccatatattattttccatttcatAAGCCccatcttttttttcttcatcaatATTGTTGCCCTTCATAGAAATactatttttctttttttgaagATTTGATCCATCTGTATTTTCGTATCCATgtgatttattttgtccCTTTTGATAGTTATGTCccttttttccttttcttttGTCATTGCCTTTTTCATTTCGTTTCCATTGTTTGCCatattgcattttttttttctctataCTTGCAATTGTCTTATCCGCATCTTTGGCAATTTCTGCTGTTTCACCTTTacttttttctaaaatttgtctgatgatatttttgatttttttcccttttgCTTTTTGTGCTCCCTtagcatttttttgtttttctttttttacaaatacgTTTgtggaatattttttctgatCCACTGTTAAGCCAGAAAAGGAATTATAATTCAGTTTTACAAAAGAATAGTAActaaattttgattttaaaaagatATGTGCAGATATAATTAAAGAGCTAATAGTTAGCTGTGTATTTTCAGCATTATTtcgtaatatatttttaattaaatgtggatataataaaataaaagaggAATTACAAATtgatgaacaaaataattctaAATATTGGCGAGTTGTACTAAGATTATCATATTGTAAAAGTGTATTAACataaagaataatatttattcttcttcctttttttatatatttaaaatatttcgaAAGAATACATAATGCTTGTAATCCTCtaatttgaatattatGACCATATGAAAAAGGTAATGGAGTCAAATTGTAATCctctttctttttatttttaatatttggtttactttcattatcattatatttattttttaaattttctcGAAGCACATTTTTGTTATCAattctttttaaaatatgaataataagcttttcatacatacataatattacatttctttttttataaaattcttCTTTGTCTTcctttcgttttttttcccGTGGAATATCCAACATCTCATTATTTGGAGCATGttcgtttttattatgtatcCCTATCTTCATTACAcggatatatttatcttccaatattttaaatagatttattaaaaatattaatgttaaaattcttaaaaaaatagatgtatgatatatttcataCAATTTTGAAGGGAATATAATTTGGTGGCTGTTCtctattttgtttaaaaaatatgaacaaatagtttcattgataaaattattaaaatttaaatttcctttttttattttaaataaattattagtaaaacttttttgacaatcatataatacatattcaTTATGCATAAGAACATCAACAATAATTTCTACAAATTTATCTAAATAATCATtgcttatatttattataatatttccatTCTCCAttatactaaaaaaataggagGTTAAAAATGGGATGACAACACTTCGACATATAGACAATTTTGTTTGACCGATTGtcaaaatgttttttacaaaatctaataatttaaaagatgTATATCCATCTTCTTCCATATTCTCAAAtgctttataattttcattactATAAAATTCTATTTCAAATTTTACTATTAAGGGATGAAATAATGTTAGAAAGGCCAACTCAAGTAGATGCACTGGAAATGTATATCCAGAGGATCTATCAATCAACATTTTACTTTGCTTTATTAAATCgtttaaaatgtttaatctacattgtattatataattatctatatcattttgtttatctTCTATTTTACAAtcatcaaaaatataaggtattacatacaattttataataaaataaacatacaCTAATTCCTCTTTACTTACTTCAATATCATTTACTATGGTATCTGAAAATGTTATTCTACTATCAAAGCTATATTCTTTAAATGTGTTATGTgcagaaaaatatttatataaatatttatatctataaaaattaatatttttacaaaaatagtTTCCAACACCACAAAGactattaattatatcattattaccCACTGGTATGTGTGCGTCTTTTGGCATATTTGGactatcattatatatatttttcatttgcattaacaatatttttttatttaaattttcttcatcCTCTATTTTTCCAAAGACTGTACAGGTATTAGAAATATAGGCAAGTGCCAATATTACccttaaattattataattttcatcttctttatttttaatatttttttgagtataatttttcaaaaaattaacacactctatatacaaatttttacTATCTCGACACACATCAGTATCCGAATCGTCAGGTGCACTATCACGTATAATAAGCGACTTTTCGAGACTGGACGtatccatatttttctctttatatgaataagacgtgttataataatttattttattgttcaaaaaatatgtagtTATATCTCCACAGTATTCTACAATATctgtaaatataaacaattttctCAACATGTTATAGTCAAAATATTGTTCAGGTGATGTTGCAATTATTTCTGAACGTTCAGAATTATTGAAGATAtgttcatttaatttttcattttgacAAGGAGATAAAGACTCTTCTTTTTTCTCATATACATTGCCTTGAATAAAATTTCTTAAATttccaatatttttaactaaaatttgtttaatatcattttttaaaaatatatggctTAAAtggtttttaaaaaagtataaaacTAGATGATAAACCAAATAAAAGTTGTCGTCTTTTTGAATGCgtaaaacaatatttttataattgtcatcccttttttgatttttttttgttgttaTGTGTagcaataaataaaataatctCAAATATccataaaaatacatgtaTTGATTTAAATCAATTactttattaaatttttcaataaaattattcaaaaaaatatttgcattattttctaGCCAAACATATGACCTGACTTGTTCAGGTGAATTAGTAAAATTACTGtctaaattattaacaaaattaatttttttatttgtcaACATTTCGAAATATTCCAAAGagtcgaaaaaaaaatcttcttcaaaaatttgtaaaaatgaagaataaCTTTTTATAGTACTAAATAGGTTTAAACTatcgtttatttttataacaatttttaaaacaagtATTTGCATATCTTTTCGTCGACTTATagacacattttttattttatgaataatatttaaaataattttacttataaaattatttgg
It encodes the following:
- a CDS encoding rRNA (adenosine-2'-O-)-methyltransferase, putative; translated protein: MEQKGEENIISLLINFADKHVKKKDIINENCRTIKDMFSSIILVLISSIDKYRLASYINNYIQTELENIRFEDISNLSKKKNKNNNDINNEIYKRINIFIVFLECIFIKFDDVSFVNLDISWIYKLITYKEHFNYSSLLNILKSLLLFIEREENKSNATLVQNSSTSQSEEKNKFCVVYILLNRIKTEIENHVKEIKDNYLFYKNKISQLSGISNRSTDLYDPLSQHNEKEKVVACPKHISILNNISLSFKDTCELFINIVEHKTETTQCNNEYGNEIKETGKELMLLTPFVNDKDVRDYLINTFFFTIKKYIFNKTEYEELCLIVTKVMYLFIKNDSTSEISSKYYSTEKKEIFINNSDSIENKNYKEEYLLNIYKEINSNFYPSNNSDVVSSALVKNPKKEESINKNYLNSIYNFLVINIDDLYNIEFVKYAFIDDPRYYFLLYNEAYKDEWVLKKVMYIFNKIINIYEDANMESFRDCSTFLEAWETYECILKCLENFSIHLLKTNWQKVIDLINMGDKIRQKYQLLCDSSINEKKNIKKGKHPQNVKMSDKHVDTDPSMCNLENIQKNNFLFYDKHDYNVFNCCVKKQRENKQSIFTAFGNYSDYIILVLIEYLIWKLLIHDNNTVTRFSLCALIEQKENYTEKGNTQNKSDCDESIDEKSEEISGIEINTLINSINDIFFFNIFFPECVKPTLFIKGDIPFYEFRIKNLIISKILNKKNSIEYIQNFIISLNKINLFYGNTRIILEAIMQAIKIIENSGDEVNNFLKNSDKKINNTNECIDMENENTDPNNFISKIILNIIHKIKNVSISRRKDMQILVLKIVIKINDSLNLFSTIKSYSSFLQIFEEDFFFDSLEYFEMLTNKKINFVNNLDSNFTNSPEQVRSYVWLENNANIFLNNFIEKFNKVIDLNQYMYFYGYLRLFYLLLHITTKKNQKRDDNYKNIVLRIQKDDNFYLVYHLVLYFFKNHLSHIFLKNDIKQILVKNIGNLRNFIQGNVYEKKEESLSPCQNEKLNEHIFNNSERSEIIATSPEQYFDYNMLRKLFIFTDIVEYCGDITTYFLNNKINYYNTSYSYKEKNMDTSSLEKSLIIRDSAPDDSDTDVCRDSKNLYIECVNFLKNYTQKNIKNKEDENYNNLRVILALAYISNTCTVFGKIEDEENLNKKILLMQMKNIYNDSPNMPKDAHIPVGNNDIINSLCGVGNYFCKNINFYRYKYLYKYFSAHNTFKEYSFDSRITFSDTIVNDIEVSKEELVYVYFIIKLYVIPYIFDDCKIEDKQNDIDNYIIQCRLNILNDLIKQSKMLIDRSSGYTFPVHLLELAFLTLFHPLIVKFEIEFYSNENYKAFENMEEDGYTSFKLLDFVKNILTIGQTKLSICRSVVIPFLTSYFFSIMENGNIIINISNDYLDKFVEIIVDVLMHNEYVLYDCQKSFTNNLFKIKKGNLNFNNFINETICSYFLNKIENSHQIIFPSKLYEIYHTSIFLRILTLIFLINLFKILEDKYIRVMKIGIHNKNEHAPNNEMLDIPREKKRKEDKEEFYKKRNVILCMYEKLIIHILKRIDNKNVLRENLKNKYNDNESKPNIKNKKKEDYNLTPLPFSYGHNIQIRGLQALCILSKYFKYIKKGRRINIILYVNTLLQYDNLSTTRQYLELFCSSICNSSFILLYPHLIKNILRNNAENTQLTISSLIISAHIFLKSKFSYYSFVKLNYNSFSGLTVDQKKYSTNVFVKKEKQKNAKGAQKAKGKKIKNIIRQILEKSKGETAEIAKDADKTIASIEKKKMQYGKQWKRNEKGNDKRKGKKGHNYQKGQNKSHGYENTDGSNLQKKKNSISMKGNNIDEEKKDGAYEMENNIWDTENIASKDNPENGYFYSPYISKILTKLLLKIVLLCSSHSAFIRSISQYILYNFLKKRKEMLLTPFLSKIYLFIKNNKDCKRIREKLKKEFKNWDPSIIEKDSNICMLLPTYNHSFNFFDEDINCENTNTFTHILYNNELVSSYTFVDSIKKIVQQEMSSIMYNIQLEKEKKDGISIYKYNNEQKLLTLNQFYHGQDTNEIPSTIDDNKDIKNSASENEQEKKKNTTSQIIKGETCSTKDGENIDYDKNFEDFLKQTKKNYQKKFDPINNIIEINNEFRKKYQLRKKNNLIVIASLIDKVPNLAGLCRTCEIFNVKKLLLSNINIVKDFQFQKISSTANKWMNIQELKKKDIIKYLIKKKKKYSIIGLEQTNDSKRLNDFIFPEKCILILGDEKEGLPSSILLLLHHCVEIPGHGIIRSLNVHVSAAITIYEYFKQHL
- a CDS encoding diphthamide biosynthesis protein 2, putative; amino-acid sequence: MKLNAENISKKYELELVSHIILNYGFKNVAIQLADYMLNDSLFISNTIKNIILNSQNDVGAKDSNLEEGDKNEKVGKDEKGELIGASYEQNSEKNCCSGNCNQNKTVCDISMNKDNMNNSDKVNLYILGDTTLNECCEDYVCSDHVHADFLVHYGVSCQSFITPYVPSIYIFNKINLEDNFIKNVREFVNKKNILEENKISIILTDVSFINYMEQLVTCFCDKNKINFLCDEKKRKIFYEIDDKIISGKNIYDQNILANEKKEGNNSINNTHTNSENIINDNPFTSPDLQFTNVIIGMHRIANNMNGHVYYGYWDSFVEFKIDDNIFDKYKFMCGRLLFKVFYNTKGNTFVYKIVKKNDFECRLENEQCPNGEDSKKECPQIYLFSGKEENFTNRVILEYGNYFDIYNYNDVTIFSKENNKINKLVLKRYNLIEICKEVNTFGIIIGNVNLCKNKELRLLINYILRKNGKKCFTIVTNKLNSPKLENFYDIEMYILLTCSENNLLELKDFSKKIINPYEFFVAYNYLEWDCNYLFDFYDLLNAKEIQKEYISSLKKDKYFTWNINSEQLCIKNEKNSEQQELLLKKYDHLIDHNSTISVQDQQKFIMKFQENSSMCQYFMETIKENEKREFKGVDINYNTEEIPMAVQGLDGIAQRYDSDLKFSK